Proteins encoded by one window of Emticicia oligotrophica DSM 17448:
- a CDS encoding MBL fold metallo-hydrolase, translating to MNRRNFLQTSGMSLASFALMSKSSLANIIAENPYKIRELRGGVSVFTERGGTIAFLNTKKGFAVVDSQFPEQSKHLIDEIKKLSEKPIQLLINTHHHGDHSGGNISFKGIVEHVVAHENSLKNQQITAKNQKSEDKQLYPDVTFADTWKGKIGKESIKAHYFGAGHTNGDSLIHFEHANIVHTGDLVFNRRYPFVDRAAGASIKNWITVLDKTLSTFDNETIFVFGHAFDPEKIVGNKEDIKVFQNYLSELLVYTEKEIKSGKTKEEFLKTTAIPGVTEMKGDGIQRSLQAAYEELGGK from the coding sequence ATGAATCGTAGAAACTTCCTTCAGACATCAGGTATGTCGTTGGCTTCATTTGCTTTGATGAGCAAAAGTTCGTTAGCGAACATAATAGCAGAAAACCCTTACAAGATTCGTGAGCTCCGTGGAGGGGTGAGTGTATTTACCGAACGCGGTGGTACGATTGCCTTTTTAAATACTAAAAAAGGTTTTGCAGTGGTTGATTCTCAATTTCCTGAGCAATCAAAACACTTAATTGACGAGATAAAAAAACTTTCAGAAAAACCTATTCAGCTTTTAATTAATACTCATCATCATGGTGATCATTCGGGGGGTAATATTTCCTTCAAAGGAATTGTTGAACACGTGGTTGCTCATGAAAATTCATTGAAAAACCAGCAAATAACGGCTAAAAATCAAAAATCCGAAGACAAACAACTTTATCCAGATGTTACTTTTGCCGATACTTGGAAAGGTAAAATTGGCAAAGAAAGTATCAAGGCTCATTACTTTGGTGCAGGGCATACAAATGGCGATAGTTTAATTCACTTCGAACATGCCAATATAGTCCATACAGGAGATTTGGTCTTTAACCGACGCTATCCTTTTGTAGATAGAGCCGCTGGAGCTTCCATTAAAAATTGGATTACGGTATTAGATAAAACTTTATCAACTTTTGATAACGAAACTATTTTTGTTTTTGGGCATGCCTTCGACCCAGAAAAAATTGTGGGTAATAAAGAAGATATTAAAGTTTTTCAAAACTATCTGAGCGAACTTCTCGTATATACCGAAAAAGAGATAAAATCGGGTAAAACAAAAGAAGAATTTTTGAAAACCACAGCCATTCCGGGAGTAACAGAAATGAAAGGCGATGGAATTCAAAGAAGCCTTCAAGCTGCTTACGAAGAATTAGGTGGTAAGTAG
- a CDS encoding MBL fold metallo-hydrolase, with protein sequence MQYLKYQKFSDVEMFRFGYSPIGRPWLSVYCYLIDNVLIDTAQTNCQEKVLKTFQNRQIDKILLTHWHEDHSGNTAKLAKLHNAHVFAHSFTQEKLRQGFDILPYEKFLFGRIKPFRGQVSDFSEFIETPNHKLYPIFTPGHAEDHTVFLDKENGWLFSGDLYVGVKIRVFRKGELFWPQVEAFRKILSYDFDVLFCGHHPRLKDGKKMLAQKLQYFEDFAGKTTHFYQKGYTIKETMKAMRLKENNLLKLLLSNDVSVEYMIEAALNQVS encoded by the coding sequence ATGCAATATTTAAAATACCAAAAGTTTTCTGATGTAGAAATGTTTCGCTTTGGCTATTCTCCCATCGGTAGGCCTTGGTTAAGTGTCTATTGCTACCTCATTGATAATGTTTTGATTGATACTGCACAAACAAATTGCCAAGAAAAAGTACTTAAAACCTTTCAGAATAGGCAAATAGATAAAATTTTACTTACACACTGGCACGAAGACCATTCGGGGAATACTGCCAAGCTTGCCAAACTTCACAATGCTCATGTTTTCGCACACTCTTTCACCCAAGAAAAACTCCGTCAAGGTTTTGATATTCTACCCTATGAGAAATTTCTTTTCGGAAGAATAAAACCATTTAGAGGGCAAGTATCAGATTTTAGCGAATTTATCGAAACACCTAATCATAAGTTGTACCCAATCTTTACCCCAGGGCACGCAGAAGACCACACCGTTTTTCTTGATAAAGAAAATGGCTGGCTTTTTTCGGGAGATTTGTATGTAGGCGTAAAAATTCGTGTTTTTCGAAAGGGGGAGCTATTTTGGCCGCAAGTAGAAGCCTTCCGAAAAATCCTTAGTTATGATTTTGATGTGCTTTTTTGTGGGCACCATCCTCGTCTGAAAGATGGAAAAAAAATGCTTGCCCAAAAACTACAATATTTTGAGGATTTTGCAGGAAAAACCACGCATTTTTACCAAAAAGGTTATACAATAAAAGAGACTATGAAGGCTATGCGTTTGAAAGAAAATAATTTGTTAAAACTTTTACTTTCAAATGATGTTTCAGTAGAGTATATGATTGAAGCCGCCCTGAACCAAGTAAGTTGA
- the recG gene encoding ATP-dependent DNA helicase RecG, with translation MSERRTSFFDTKIEFLKGVGPAKAEILNKELNIFTFGDLIEYYPFRHEDRTQFHRIAELNEGMFAAQIKGRLRSWEKIGEGAKARLVGQFTDGTGILELTWFQGISWVEKNLRLQGDYVVYGKPNSFGGKWQITHPDMEVLTTENERGGYFQPVYSLTDKLRKKYIDSKQISKWMRTLLESAVANIRETLPTPLVQKFRLISKQEAIYHIHLPINQEALRQAQRRLKFEELFYNQFRLIKQKLIRRQDYEGQIFDKTQLLTDFYNNHLPFDLTNAQKKVIREIFHDMRSGKQMNRLLQGDVGSGKTIVAFISMLLAIDNNAQACLMAPTEILSDQHYTGLKKFADLMGLNIVELTGSVGKKQRRIIDAGLLDGSINIIVGTHALLEDHVQFKNLGLCVIDEQHRFGVAQRAKLWEKNQNFRPHILVMTATPIPRTLAMTLYGDLDISIIDELPKGRKPIKTLHKYDSDRLRVFEFIRSELRKGRQAYIVYPLIEESETLTVKNLMDGYESIARAFPECALSIVHGKMGWKEKDYEMQRFKNKETEILVATTVIEVGVDVPNASVMLIESANRFGLSQLHQLRGRVGRGAEQSYCILMTDHKLGKDTRLRIDTMVRTNNGFEISEVDLSLRGPGDMAGTQQSGMLDLKVADLAKDGEILKYAREAVMEILDNDPELELEENQPIRQHVNNLRSNETNWSRIS, from the coding sequence ATGAGCGAGCGTAGAACATCTTTTTTTGATACAAAAATCGAATTTTTGAAGGGGGTTGGGCCAGCAAAAGCAGAGATTCTTAACAAAGAGTTGAATATCTTTACTTTTGGTGACCTCATCGAGTATTATCCTTTTAGGCACGAAGACCGCACGCAATTCCACCGTATTGCCGAGTTAAACGAAGGAATGTTTGCGGCTCAAATCAAAGGACGTTTGCGTTCGTGGGAGAAAATAGGAGAGGGAGCAAAAGCTCGATTGGTTGGCCAATTTACTGATGGTACTGGAATCTTAGAACTCACTTGGTTTCAGGGAATTTCGTGGGTAGAAAAAAACTTACGCCTACAAGGCGACTATGTGGTTTATGGTAAGCCCAACTCTTTTGGTGGGAAATGGCAAATTACACACCCAGATATGGAAGTTCTTACGACCGAAAATGAGCGTGGTGGGTACTTTCAACCGGTGTATTCATTAACAGACAAACTTCGCAAGAAATACATAGATAGCAAACAGATTAGCAAGTGGATGCGTACGCTCCTCGAATCGGCTGTGGCGAATATTCGAGAGACACTCCCAACGCCTTTGGTGCAGAAGTTTAGGCTAATTTCTAAACAAGAAGCTATTTATCATATTCATCTACCAATCAATCAAGAAGCACTTCGACAAGCACAAAGACGCTTAAAATTTGAGGAGCTTTTTTATAACCAGTTTAGGCTTATCAAACAAAAGTTGATTCGTAGACAAGATTATGAAGGGCAAATTTTTGATAAAACCCAGTTACTAACCGATTTTTATAATAATCACCTTCCATTTGATTTGACCAACGCACAAAAGAAAGTTATTCGTGAGATTTTTCATGATATGCGTTCGGGAAAACAAATGAATAGGCTTTTGCAAGGTGATGTAGGAAGTGGAAAAACTATCGTGGCTTTTATTTCAATGCTTTTAGCCATTGATAATAATGCACAAGCGTGTCTGATGGCTCCTACCGAAATTCTTTCGGACCAACATTATACTGGCTTGAAAAAATTTGCGGATTTGATGGGTCTTAACATTGTAGAACTAACAGGCTCGGTTGGAAAGAAGCAACGTCGAATCATTGATGCGGGCTTGTTAGATGGTAGTATCAATATTATAGTTGGAACGCACGCCTTACTCGAGGACCACGTACAATTTAAGAATTTGGGTTTATGTGTCATTGATGAGCAGCATCGCTTTGGTGTGGCACAACGTGCTAAACTTTGGGAGAAAAACCAAAACTTTAGGCCGCACATTTTGGTGATGACTGCCACACCCATTCCAAGAACCTTGGCAATGACTCTCTACGGGGATTTAGATATTTCTATTATTGATGAATTGCCCAAAGGTAGAAAACCCATTAAAACCCTACATAAATATGATTCCGACCGCCTAAGAGTGTTTGAATTTATCAGAAGTGAACTTCGTAAAGGAAGACAAGCCTATATTGTTTACCCACTTATTGAAGAATCAGAGACTTTAACCGTGAAAAACCTCATGGATGGCTACGAAAGTATTGCAAGGGCTTTTCCAGAATGTGCTTTGAGTATTGTGCATGGAAAAATGGGTTGGAAAGAGAAAGATTACGAAATGCAGCGTTTCAAAAATAAAGAAACCGAAATTTTGGTTGCTACAACTGTTATCGAGGTAGGCGTTGATGTGCCTAATGCCTCGGTAATGCTCATTGAAAGTGCGAATCGTTTTGGGCTTTCGCAATTGCACCAGTTGCGTGGGCGTGTTGGGCGTGGAGCAGAACAATCATATTGTATTCTGATGACTGACCATAAACTAGGCAAAGATACTCGCCTAAGAATAGATACAATGGTACGAACCAATAATGGTTTTGAGATTTCGGAAGTAGATTTATCGCTCCGTGGACCAGGTGATATGGCTGGTACACAACAAAGTGGCATGCTTGACCTCAAAGTGGCCGATTTAGCCAAAGATGGTGAAATTCTGAAATACGCTCGTGAGGCCGTTATGGAGATTTTAGACAACGACCCAGAACTTGAATTGGAAGAAAACCAACCAATCAGGCAACATGTAAATAATCTCAGAAGCAACGAAACTAACTGGAGTCGAATTAGTTAA
- a CDS encoding energy transducer TonB, whose product MYKLLTFILLLLTTQNFAQNIKQQIIGEWVKENITLYDGSPILKDEVRNMQLRYTFMPNDSFQITVNGKSGRGTYSVKKDILTIAEASIFKITRVDDIRLELTANVTDSTERPNALKFSFIPAKFHNLGFKPVSYRTKGQDTIYVSEHNYLEPLFFDPDKSAVQFISENFVFPDYRAGLFYARFIITKQGEIKGIEVLESTHEKYNKYLIKAIKSSAGKWRPAVWEGQVVNTEVKMAFDMGWSEKQKYKNASSAPKDSIDSNESNYYLMQGNLNVEAKRYATGIKDLSKSIELDPLNIDAYYARAAVYAITKDKQKMCADLLQLKNLQQTRGTDLWNKFCEEKK is encoded by the coding sequence ATGTATAAATTACTAACTTTTATATTACTTTTACTTACTACACAAAATTTTGCCCAAAACATTAAACAACAAATTATCGGTGAATGGGTAAAAGAAAATATCACACTTTATGATGGAAGTCCAATTTTAAAAGATGAAGTTCGAAATATGCAACTTCGCTATACTTTCATGCCCAATGATTCATTTCAAATAACTGTTAATGGAAAAAGTGGGCGTGGCACGTATTCAGTGAAAAAAGATATACTTACAATTGCGGAAGCAAGTATCTTTAAAATTACACGTGTTGATGATATAAGACTCGAACTTACAGCCAATGTCACGGATTCTACTGAACGCCCAAATGCACTAAAATTTAGTTTTATTCCTGCAAAATTTCATAATTTAGGTTTTAAACCTGTCAGCTACCGAACCAAAGGACAAGATACCATCTATGTTTCAGAGCACAATTATTTAGAACCTTTATTTTTTGACCCTGATAAATCAGCAGTTCAGTTTATTTCTGAAAACTTTGTTTTTCCAGATTATCGAGCAGGGCTTTTTTATGCTCGCTTCATTATCACCAAACAAGGCGAAATCAAAGGAATTGAAGTATTGGAAAGTACGCACGAAAAATATAATAAATATTTAATTAAAGCCATTAAATCTTCCGCAGGTAAATGGAGACCCGCCGTCTGGGAAGGACAGGTTGTAAATACTGAAGTAAAAATGGCTTTTGATATGGGGTGGTCGGAAAAACAAAAGTATAAAAATGCATCCTCAGCACCTAAAGATTCCATCGATTCTAATGAATCGAATTATTACTTGATGCAGGGCAATCTAAACGTCGAAGCCAAACGATACGCTACTGGCATAAAAGACCTCTCAAAAAGTATCGAATTAGACCCATTAAATATAGATGCCTACTATGCTCGTGCTGCGGTTTATGCAATCACGAAAGACAAACAAAAAATGTGTGCTGATTTACTGCAACTAAAAAATTTACAACAAACCCGAGGTACAGACCTTTGGAATAAATTCTGCGAAGAAAAGAAATAA
- a CDS encoding DUF1343 domain-containing protein, translating to MKRLIQNLIHNPKFKQKQAIGLLCNQVSFDFISHQYLFELLSNQGTLKRLFIPEHGLFSELQDQEKFEGTSTYHSLGLHGVDIISLYQHQEKSLAPTVEKLKDLDAIVIDIQDVGCRYFTFTSTVYYLLEVLAQNKLSPSLFVLNRSNPAGDSIEGTPIDATYASFIGLEGLPNRHGMSTGELCLYFRNRLQANVEISVITDSWSSSLNPISINPSPNIPNSITPLIYSGQCLFEGTNLSEGRGTTRPFELIGSPDLTWEEVKSFTEKINKHWGEWAILRPLKFIPTFHKFMGEVCQGFQLHLINQHQYHSLLHSLIIVRAIAELKGDLLWRKGKYEFGS from the coding sequence TTGAAAAGACTTATACAAAACCTCATTCATAATCCTAAATTTAAGCAAAAACAGGCTATTGGATTACTATGCAATCAAGTTTCTTTCGATTTTATTTCGCATCAATATTTATTTGAACTACTTTCTAATCAGGGTACGCTGAAGCGTCTTTTTATACCCGAACACGGGCTTTTTAGTGAACTTCAAGACCAAGAGAAATTTGAAGGAACATCAACCTACCATTCGCTGGGTTTACATGGCGTAGATATTATTTCTTTATACCAACATCAAGAAAAATCGCTTGCTCCAACTGTTGAAAAACTCAAAGATTTAGATGCCATTGTTATTGATATTCAAGATGTTGGTTGTAGATATTTCACATTTACTAGCACCGTTTATTATTTATTAGAGGTTTTAGCACAAAACAAGCTTTCACCTAGCTTATTTGTACTTAATCGGTCAAATCCAGCAGGAGATTCTATAGAAGGTACGCCCATTGATGCTACTTATGCTTCGTTTATTGGATTAGAAGGGTTGCCAAACCGCCATGGAATGAGCACTGGTGAATTATGTTTGTATTTCAGAAACCGATTACAAGCAAATGTCGAAATTTCGGTTATTACTGATTCTTGGAGTTCAAGCCTCAATCCAATTAGTATTAATCCTTCACCCAATATTCCAAATTCTATTACTCCGCTCATTTACTCTGGACAATGCTTATTTGAAGGTACAAACCTAAGTGAAGGCCGTGGTACTACTCGTCCATTTGAACTTATTGGTTCGCCAGATTTAACTTGGGAAGAAGTAAAATCTTTCACCGAAAAAATCAACAAACATTGGGGAGAATGGGCAATTCTACGTCCATTGAAGTTTATTCCTACCTTTCATAAATTTATGGGTGAGGTTTGTCAGGGATTCCAGCTACATCTGATTAACCAACACCAATATCATAGCTTATTACATTCTTTAATTATAGTAAGAGCCATTGCTGAGCTAAAGGGTGATTTACTTTGGCGAAAAGGCAAATATGAATTTGGCTCCTAG
- a CDS encoding acyl-ACP desaturase: protein MQLSNSRLEVMKFVGQKIDTFVDEFLKPIDTNWQPSDFLPESSNENFLLDVRDLQETAKDLPYDYIAVLIGDTITEEALPTYESWLIDVVGVDQVNDPNGWAKWVRAWTAEENRHGDLLNKYLYLSGRVNMRAMETSTQYLIADGFDIGTGRDPYRNFVYTSFQELATNLSHRNTAKLAKEYGNVPLAKICGVIAADEMRHAKAYKTFISHIFEVDPSEMMLAFEDMMKKKIVMPAHFLRETGVKIGDTFAHFSDAAQRLGVYTTYDYIDIMESLLKDWKIDSIRNLNDAGEKARDYVMALPTRLRRVAERTKVPNLEYKFSWIA from the coding sequence ATGCAATTATCAAATTCGAGATTAGAGGTGATGAAATTTGTTGGACAAAAGATTGATACTTTTGTTGATGAATTTTTGAAACCAATCGATACTAACTGGCAACCTTCAGATTTTTTACCAGAATCGAGCAATGAGAATTTCTTACTTGATGTGAGAGACCTGCAAGAAACAGCCAAAGATTTACCTTATGATTACATAGCGGTGCTTATTGGTGATACCATTACCGAAGAAGCTCTTCCTACGTATGAGTCTTGGTTGATTGATGTTGTTGGCGTTGACCAAGTAAACGACCCTAATGGATGGGCAAAATGGGTAAGAGCTTGGACTGCGGAGGAAAATCGCCACGGTGATTTATTGAATAAGTATTTATACCTTTCTGGACGTGTGAATATGCGTGCTATGGAAACTTCGACGCAATATTTAATTGCCGATGGCTTTGATATTGGTACAGGACGTGACCCATACCGTAATTTTGTTTATACGTCATTCCAAGAATTAGCAACGAATCTCTCGCATCGAAACACAGCAAAATTGGCCAAAGAATATGGAAACGTGCCTTTGGCAAAAATTTGTGGCGTAATTGCTGCTGATGAAATGCGTCATGCGAAAGCCTATAAAACTTTTATTAGTCATATTTTTGAAGTTGACCCATCTGAAATGATGTTAGCTTTTGAAGATATGATGAAAAAGAAAATTGTAATGCCAGCTCACTTCTTACGTGAAACAGGCGTGAAAATCGGCGATACATTTGCCCATTTTTCAGACGCAGCTCAACGTTTGGGTGTTTATACTACTTACGATTACATTGATATCATGGAGTCTTTGTTGAAAGATTGGAAGATAGACAGCATTAGAAATTTGAATGATGCAGGAGAAAAAGCTCGTGATTACGTAATGGCTCTACCAACACGTTTGAGAAGAGTTGCTGAACGTACAAAAGTGCCAAACTTAGAATATAAGTTTAGCTGGATTGCCTAA
- a CDS encoding lysophospholipid acyltransferase family protein: MKKIIDYTLSIVYLIYFGMLLAVFHVLQVLAFNLFGRAAQQKVVTILNMLIAWGWYLTGTSIKYTSNPAIPTDRPIVFIANHQSTFDIPGIYWFLRKYNPIFVSKIELAKGIPSISYNLRKSNAALIDRKDGKQAVTEILKLSKFISENNFSAVIFPEGTRSRTGELKPFAVGGISALLKKAPNALVVPVAITGSNRFVPNRGLFPLSSFSKLTWTVLDPIEPKGKTAEEIANLSQAAIQVVLDKS, from the coding sequence GTGAAAAAGATTATTGATTACACCCTTAGTATTGTTTATTTAATTTATTTTGGAATGCTCTTAGCAGTATTTCATGTATTGCAGGTATTGGCTTTTAATTTGTTCGGTCGTGCAGCTCAGCAAAAAGTAGTAACTATACTGAATATGTTAATTGCATGGGGCTGGTATCTAACAGGTACAAGTATTAAATACACTTCAAATCCAGCTATTCCTACCGATAGACCAATCGTATTTATTGCCAACCACCAAAGCACTTTCGATATTCCGGGAATTTACTGGTTTCTAAGAAAGTACAATCCTATTTTTGTTTCTAAAATTGAATTAGCCAAAGGTATTCCGAGTATTTCTTATAATCTCAGAAAAAGTAATGCCGCTCTCATTGACCGTAAAGATGGAAAACAAGCTGTAACTGAGATTTTAAAATTAAGTAAATTTATTAGTGAAAATAATTTTTCAGCGGTAATTTTTCCCGAAGGTACTCGTTCTCGTACGGGTGAATTGAAACCATTTGCTGTCGGTGGAATCTCTGCACTTCTGAAAAAAGCCCCTAATGCTCTGGTTGTGCCAGTGGCTATTACAGGAAGTAATCGTTTTGTGCCTAATCGTGGACTTTTTCCACTTTCTTCATTTTCTAAACTTACTTGGACTGTGCTCGACCCAATTGAGCCCAAAGGCAAGACTGCAGAAGAAATTGCAAATCTTTCTCAAGCAGCTATTCAGGTTGTATTGGATAAATCTTAA
- the fabD gene encoding ACP S-malonyltransferase, with protein sequence MTAYVFPGQGAQFSGMGKNLYEGSENARQMFEKANKILGFEITKVMFEGTDEELKQTNVTQPAIFLHSVILASTIEDFKPDMVAGHSLGEFSALVAAGALSFEDGLKLVAQRADAMQRACEINPSTMAAILNLEDKVVEDICAGIDGVVVAANYNCPGQLVISGTIEAVTEACEQLKAAGAKRALILPVGGAFHSPLMEPAREELAKAIENTVFSTPKCPIYQNVNAQPSNDVETIKANLIAQLTAPVRWTQSVQNMVADGATKFVECGPGKVLQGLVKKIAPEAETAGV encoded by the coding sequence ATGACAGCTTACGTTTTTCCTGGGCAAGGAGCTCAGTTTAGTGGAATGGGTAAAAACCTTTACGAAGGTTCAGAGAATGCCCGTCAAATGTTCGAAAAAGCCAATAAAATTTTGGGGTTCGAAATTACAAAAGTTATGTTTGAAGGAACCGATGAAGAGCTCAAACAAACAAATGTAACTCAACCTGCAATATTCCTTCATTCTGTAATATTAGCTTCAACAATCGAAGATTTTAAGCCAGATATGGTTGCGGGGCATTCATTAGGCGAATTTTCTGCCTTGGTTGCTGCTGGAGCGTTATCATTTGAAGATGGTTTGAAATTAGTTGCTCAACGTGCTGATGCAATGCAACGTGCGTGCGAAATCAACCCATCGACAATGGCCGCTATCTTAAATCTTGAGGATAAAGTGGTTGAAGATATTTGTGCAGGAATTGATGGTGTGGTAGTAGCTGCTAATTATAATTGTCCTGGTCAGTTAGTAATTTCAGGAACAATAGAAGCTGTAACCGAAGCTTGCGAACAACTCAAAGCCGCTGGTGCAAAAAGAGCCTTAATCTTGCCAGTAGGTGGTGCCTTTCACTCGCCTTTAATGGAGCCAGCACGCGAGGAATTAGCAAAAGCTATTGAAAATACGGTGTTTTCAACGCCAAAATGCCCAATTTATCAAAATGTTAATGCTCAGCCTTCGAACGATGTAGAAACAATCAAAGCAAATCTTATTGCTCAACTTACTGCTCCAGTGCGTTGGACACAATCAGTTCAAAATATGGTTGCTGATGGTGCTACTAAATTTGTTGAGTGTGGCCCAGGAAAAGTTTTACAAGGCTTAGTGAAGAAAATTGCCCCAGAAGCAGAAACAGCAGGTGTTTAA
- a CDS encoding SPOR domain-containing protein: MKIFSKVILCVCLSIVVGACSRSASPSKNTNIAIGDYEEDLSAVRVKYEAKPTTTIPTETKVVVKDKSTTAIATLPQQVNTQVDIALDSIAVRNKNIRYASGYRIQVYVGNDRREVDEAKAFIYQSFPELNTYLSYSQPTYKLKAGDFTSKLDAERYYSQIKQRYSMAMMVSERIDIKKSMQTN, translated from the coding sequence ATGAAGATTTTTTCGAAAGTGATACTTTGTGTTTGTCTATCAATTGTTGTTGGTGCTTGTAGCCGTTCTGCTAGTCCCAGCAAAAATACTAATATTGCAATCGGCGATTACGAAGAAGATCTTTCGGCTGTACGGGTAAAATATGAGGCTAAACCAACAACTACAATACCTACAGAAACAAAGGTTGTTGTAAAAGATAAATCGACAACAGCCATTGCAACACTTCCGCAGCAAGTAAATACACAAGTAGATATTGCCCTTGATTCAATAGCTGTTCGAAATAAGAATATTCGCTATGCTTCAGGATATCGTATTCAAGTATATGTAGGAAATGACCGCAGAGAAGTAGATGAGGCGAAAGCTTTTATCTATCAAAGTTTTCCAGAGCTCAATACTTATCTTTCTTATAGCCAACCCACATACAAGCTAAAAGCAGGTGATTTTACTTCAAAATTAGACGCTGAAAGGTATTACTCGCAAATTAAGCAACGTTACTCAATGGCTATGATGGTATCAGAGCGAATCGATATAAAGAAAAGTATGCAAACCAATTAA
- a CDS encoding AMP-binding protein produces the protein MPVTTETFPWLKYYPQGVPYEINPEAYPSILELMEEGFKNHTNKSAYACMGKEITFGQLDTLSKNFAAYLQSIGMQKGDRIAIQMPNVLQYPVAMFGALRAGLTVVNTNPLYTPREMEHQFKDSGAKAIVIVANFASSLEKIIAHTSIKHVFVTELGDMLGFPKKQIVNFVVKSVKKMVPAFSLPSAVPFMNAVKQGASLTWAKPQMKNSDLAFIQYTGGTTGVSKGAMLTHRNIVANLEANNVWQGVLTHKITDEKVVVVAALPLYHIYALTVNALTSLKTGTMNLLITNPRDLEAFIKDLKKYPPHVFTGVNTLYNGLLNHPKIKEVDFSKLVITSAGGMALQGVVANRWKELTGNLPAEGYGLSETSPVLTSNPLIGENRVGTIGIPWPSTEVKILKDDETWAAVGEPGEICAFGPQVMAGYYNRPDETAKVMFIDADKRAWFKTGDVGVMDADGYFKIVDRKKDMILVSGFNVYPNEIEDVVATCPGVLEVACIGVPDEKSTEAVKVFVVKKDQNLTADDIKKYCRENLTAYKCPKHIEFRTELPKTNVGKILRRSLKEEEMAKK, from the coding sequence ATGCCTGTTACCACTGAAACATTTCCTTGGTTGAAATACTATCCCCAAGGAGTTCCATACGAAATTAACCCAGAAGCCTACCCCTCAATTTTGGAGTTGATGGAAGAGGGTTTTAAAAACCATACCAACAAGTCGGCCTATGCCTGTATGGGTAAAGAAATTACATTTGGGCAATTAGATACTCTCTCAAAAAACTTTGCAGCTTACTTACAAAGTATAGGTATGCAAAAAGGTGACCGTATCGCCATTCAAATGCCAAATGTACTACAATATCCAGTGGCGATGTTTGGTGCTTTACGTGCTGGTTTAACAGTTGTGAATACGAATCCGCTTTATACACCACGCGAAATGGAACACCAGTTCAAAGACTCTGGAGCAAAAGCAATCGTAATCGTAGCAAATTTTGCCTCAAGTCTTGAGAAGATAATAGCACATACTTCAATTAAGCATGTATTCGTGACAGAGTTGGGTGATATGTTAGGTTTCCCGAAAAAGCAAATCGTCAATTTTGTTGTCAAGAGTGTAAAGAAAATGGTGCCTGCTTTTAGTCTCCCTTCGGCAGTGCCTTTCATGAATGCGGTGAAACAAGGAGCTAGCCTTACTTGGGCGAAGCCTCAAATGAAGAACTCTGATTTAGCTTTTATCCAATATACAGGCGGAACAACAGGAGTTTCGAAAGGAGCAATGCTTACACACCGAAATATTGTAGCTAACCTTGAAGCAAACAATGTATGGCAAGGCGTACTGACTCATAAAATCACCGATGAAAAAGTGGTGGTTGTGGCAGCATTGCCTTTATATCATATCTATGCTTTAACTGTAAATGCTCTTACTTCATTGAAAACGGGTACGATGAATTTGTTAATTACCAACCCACGTGATTTAGAAGCATTTATTAAGGATTTGAAAAAATATCCACCGCATGTATTTACAGGTGTGAATACACTTTATAATGGTTTATTGAATCACCCCAAAATCAAAGAAGTAGATTTTAGTAAACTAGTAATTACATCGGCTGGTGGCATGGCTCTTCAAGGTGTAGTAGCTAATCGTTGGAAAGAACTTACGGGTAATTTACCTGCCGAAGGCTATGGTTTGTCTGAAACTTCGCCTGTACTTACATCAAATCCTTTGATTGGAGAGAATAGAGTAGGTACTATTGGTATTCCGTGGCCAAGCACTGAAGTTAAAATTTTGAAAGATGATGAAACTTGGGCAGCCGTAGGAGAACCCGGCGAAATTTGTGCTTTCGGGCCACAGGTAATGGCAGGATATTATAATCGACCAGATGAAACTGCTAAAGTTATGTTTATTGATGCCGATAAGCGTGCTTGGTTTAAAACAGGTGATGTTGGAGTGATGGATGCAGATGGCTACTTCAAAATTGTTGATAGAAAGAAAGATATGATTTTGGTTTCGGGCTTTAATGTTTATCCAAACGAAATCGAAGATGTAGTAGCTACTTGTCCGGGAGTACTCGAAGTTGCTTGTATTGGCGTGCCTGATGAAAAATCAACCGAAGCGGTGAAGGTATTTGTGGTGAAAAAAGACCAAAATCTTACAGCAGATGATATAAAGAAATATTGTCGAGAAAACTTGACTGCCTATAAATGTCCGAAACATATTGAGTTCCGAACAGAATTACCAAAAACCAATGTTGGTAAAATTCTTCGTAGAAGTTTAAAAGAAGAAGAAATGGCTAAGAAGTAA